One segment of Curtobacterium poinsettiae DNA contains the following:
- a CDS encoding DNA-binding response regulator → MAQLLVLTSTAPGDVLPSLGLLSHRIRHVPAEAAQLVNAPQSDLMFVDARTDLVSAKALCKILASSGSTTPIVLVVTEGGLTAVNSDWNVDDVVLESAGPAEIDARIRLSAGRAAKGQTSSKIQASGVVIDEASYSAKVRGRPLDLTFKEFELLRFFATHPSRVFTREQLLSEVWGYDYFGGTRTVDVHVRRLRAKLGDLESLIGTVRNVGYRFNVYDDEAERLMGQ, encoded by the coding sequence GTGGCACAGCTCCTGGTACTCACCTCGACCGCGCCCGGAGACGTCCTGCCGAGCCTGGGCCTCCTGAGCCACCGGATCCGCCACGTGCCGGCCGAGGCCGCACAGCTGGTGAACGCCCCGCAGAGCGACCTGATGTTCGTGGACGCCCGCACCGACCTGGTCAGCGCGAAGGCCCTGTGCAAGATCCTCGCCTCGTCGGGGTCGACCACGCCGATCGTGCTCGTCGTCACCGAGGGCGGGCTGACCGCGGTGAACAGCGACTGGAACGTCGACGACGTCGTGCTCGAGAGCGCCGGCCCGGCCGAGATCGACGCCCGCATCCGGCTGTCGGCCGGTCGTGCGGCGAAGGGCCAGACGAGCTCGAAGATCCAGGCATCCGGTGTCGTCATCGACGAGGCCAGCTACTCGGCCAAGGTGCGCGGCCGGCCCCTCGACCTGACGTTCAAGGAATTCGAGCTCCTGCGCTTCTTCGCCACCCACCCGTCACGCGTCTTCACCCGCGAGCAGCTGCTCAGCGAGGTCTGGGGCTACGACTACTTCGGTGGCACCCGCACGGTCGACGTGCACGTCCGACGGCTGCGCGCCAAGCTCGGCGACCTCGAGTCGCTCATCGGCACCGTGCGCAACGTCGGGTACCGCTTCAACGTCTACGACGACGAGGCCGAGCGCCTGATGGGGCAGTAG
- the mshD gene encoding mycothiol synthase, giving the protein MLPDLGSFVAPGEAPPFSDQTLVDVRAGRATVLTVDHGVAVVRDGELEMVVAQEARGQGIGTALVSQALALGGGAAPRLAWAHGDHPAARALADRFSWRAVRTLLQLRAPIDEAGAPAVDVPAGYSLSAFRPGTDDETDWLALNAAAFAHHPEQGRMTLDDLHAREADAWFSGDDLLLLRDASGQLAGSCWLKVDDGIGEFYAVAVRPDLQGQRLGGVLMRAGTARLRGRGLTAAALYVEGDNEPALALYRRSGFTQYAIDVQYAAPEQAAGR; this is encoded by the coding sequence GTGCTGCCCGACCTCGGCAGCTTCGTCGCCCCCGGCGAGGCTCCCCCGTTCTCCGACCAGACCCTGGTGGACGTCCGCGCGGGGCGCGCGACCGTCCTGACCGTCGATCACGGGGTCGCGGTGGTCCGTGACGGTGAGCTCGAGATGGTTGTCGCCCAGGAGGCCCGTGGCCAGGGCATCGGCACGGCCCTGGTGTCCCAGGCACTCGCGCTGGGCGGCGGGGCCGCTCCTCGGCTCGCCTGGGCGCACGGGGACCACCCGGCAGCACGGGCGCTGGCCGACCGGTTCAGCTGGCGTGCGGTCCGCACGCTGCTGCAGCTCCGAGCGCCGATCGACGAGGCCGGCGCCCCGGCTGTCGACGTGCCGGCCGGGTACAGCCTGTCCGCGTTCCGCCCCGGCACCGACGACGAGACCGACTGGCTCGCGCTCAACGCCGCCGCCTTCGCGCACCACCCCGAGCAGGGGCGGATGACGCTCGACGACCTGCACGCACGCGAGGCCGACGCCTGGTTCTCCGGCGACGACCTGCTGCTGCTCCGAGACGCCTCCGGGCAGCTCGCCGGCTCGTGCTGGCTCAAGGTCGACGACGGCATCGGCGAGTTCTACGCCGTCGCCGTGCGGCCCGACCTGCAGGGGCAGCGCCTCGGTGGTGTGCTCATGCGCGCGGGCACCGCTCGGCTGCGCGGCCGCGGCCTGACCGCCGCCGCCCTGTACGTCGAGGGGGACAACGAGCCGGCGCTGGCGCTGTACCGGCGGTCGGGGTTCACGCAGTACGCGATCGACGTGCAGTACGCGGCGCCGGAGCAGGCCGCCGGCCGGTAA
- a CDS encoding serine/threonine-protein kinase produces MVGKGSANGGIGERVAQDRQGQYGQGEPLGASYRLVELLGTGATGEVWRVEHSATGEAFAAKLLRAELAADPQIVERFVRERSVLLALQHPSIVRVRDLVVEGDRLAIVMDLVPGGSARDLLASNGPLLPRDALTITAETLDALTAAHEQDVTHRDVKPDNVLLQTTWAPGATGDVRVTDFGIASVVAERERTTTGLLGTPQYMAPESISHGRSGPAADVYGAGVMLYELLSGRTPFAGPGTDFAVAYRHVTSNPPPLDVPDALWSAVSALLAKDPNARPSAADAAATLRRLARSLASAPALAASSDPDSFDEVERPATVVRGVRPENATGSRTTATGDDAAVVGPAPELGPAGSQTVIRPMARQPLPAAPAAAPEPTRRFARPEWLTDRALLFGGIGVVLVAALVVGGVVWLPGALRKTPGTGTATAEAANAYQQDRPLPTGLATTRRATIDPAKGTVDLRVTYAAQAATLSGPFLEVLPGARSGASCPAVTWSGEGITAKRNQPSLTGVDTACAWSLSGVEVPAGGDVTVEASVPLSSVKDGAALQTWLDGVGEATTAAVTDDAVRGTAYPVQRLQGVEVRTPDRTVSQTALPVTLVPVWPNGADELNPLYRSPSSGRPSQMLVDVAGGESGVRFADGCSGALAVSSDGLVVTALSVAPSCTVRATVGNFTNLESSPFGITTRD; encoded by the coding sequence ATGGTCGGCAAGGGGTCGGCCAACGGGGGGATCGGGGAACGCGTGGCGCAGGACCGGCAAGGGCAGTACGGCCAGGGCGAACCGCTCGGTGCGTCCTACCGACTGGTCGAGCTCCTCGGCACCGGCGCCACCGGAGAGGTCTGGCGGGTCGAGCACTCCGCGACCGGCGAGGCCTTCGCGGCCAAGCTCCTGCGTGCCGAGCTCGCCGCCGACCCGCAGATCGTCGAGCGCTTCGTCCGCGAACGCTCGGTGCTCCTCGCCCTGCAGCACCCGTCCATCGTGCGCGTCCGCGACCTGGTCGTCGAGGGCGACCGGCTCGCGATCGTCATGGACCTGGTGCCGGGTGGGTCCGCCCGCGATCTGCTCGCGTCGAACGGTCCGCTCCTGCCGCGGGACGCCCTGACGATCACCGCCGAGACCCTCGACGCACTCACCGCGGCGCACGAGCAGGACGTCACCCACCGTGACGTGAAGCCCGACAACGTCCTGCTCCAGACCACCTGGGCTCCCGGCGCCACCGGCGACGTCCGGGTCACCGACTTCGGCATCGCGTCGGTCGTCGCCGAACGCGAACGCACGACCACCGGACTCCTCGGCACACCGCAGTACATGGCCCCCGAGTCGATCAGCCACGGCCGCTCCGGCCCGGCCGCCGACGTCTACGGCGCCGGGGTCATGCTCTACGAGCTGCTGTCCGGCCGCACACCCTTCGCCGGCCCCGGCACGGACTTCGCCGTGGCCTACCGGCACGTCACCTCGAACCCGCCGCCGCTCGACGTGCCCGATGCCCTGTGGTCGGCGGTGTCCGCGCTGCTCGCGAAGGACCCGAACGCCCGTCCGTCCGCTGCAGACGCTGCGGCGACCCTGCGTCGGCTCGCCCGTTCCCTCGCGTCGGCACCCGCGCTGGCCGCTTCCAGCGACCCGGACTCGTTCGACGAGGTCGAGCGTCCGGCGACCGTCGTCCGTGGGGTCCGTCCCGAGAACGCGACGGGATCCCGGACCACCGCCACCGGGGACGACGCAGCGGTCGTCGGGCCGGCCCCGGAGCTCGGCCCCGCCGGGTCGCAGACCGTCATCCGGCCGATGGCGCGGCAGCCGCTGCCCGCCGCACCGGCCGCTGCGCCCGAACCGACGCGTCGGTTCGCCCGCCCCGAGTGGCTGACCGACCGTGCGCTCCTGTTCGGCGGCATCGGCGTCGTGCTCGTCGCCGCGCTGGTCGTCGGTGGCGTCGTGTGGCTGCCCGGGGCCCTCCGGAAGACGCCGGGCACCGGTACCGCGACCGCAGAGGCAGCCAACGCCTACCAGCAGGACCGGCCACTGCCCACCGGGCTGGCGACCACACGGCGCGCCACCATCGACCCGGCGAAGGGCACCGTGGACCTGCGCGTCACGTACGCGGCGCAGGCGGCCACCCTCAGCGGACCGTTCCTCGAGGTGCTGCCGGGTGCTCGCTCGGGAGCCTCCTGCCCCGCCGTCACCTGGTCCGGCGAGGGCATCACCGCGAAGCGCAACCAGCCGTCACTGACCGGCGTGGACACCGCGTGCGCGTGGAGCCTGTCCGGCGTCGAGGTCCCCGCCGGCGGAGACGTCACGGTCGAGGCCTCGGTGCCGCTCTCCTCCGTCAAGGACGGCGCAGCGCTGCAGACCTGGCTCGACGGCGTCGGCGAGGCGACCACCGCAGCCGTGACCGACGACGCCGTGCGCGGGACCGCCTACCCCGTCCAGCGGCTGCAGGGCGTCGAGGTCCGGACACCCGACCGGACGGTCAGCCAGACCGCACTGCCGGTGACCCTGGTGCCGGTCTGGCCGAACGGTGCCGACGAGCTCAACCCGCTCTACCGCAGTCCGAGCAGCGGACGCCCGTCGCAGATGCTCGTCGACGTTGCCGGAGGGGAGTCCGGCGTGCGGTTCGCCGACGGCTGCTCGGGCGCGCTGGCGGTGTCGTCGGACGGCCTCGTGGTGACCGCACTCTCCGTCGCCCCATCGTGCACCGTCCGGGCGACGGTGGGGAACTTCACGAACCTCGAGAGCTCGCCCTTCGGGATCACGACGCGCGACTGA
- a CDS encoding FtsK/SpoIIIE domain-containing protein, whose translation MRLLIELDDRREAVEVDGWSGASSLGELIAAAIGVELAAETTLAVDGHRTSAGTPLRDLVLLEGSRIGRAPQERPQTIDGWSVTLAGGLDAGLVVPVPRSRELVVGRAPQADVVLPTESASWEHCTIEHEDDGVRVRDAGSTNGTVIAGERIDADGVLLTGTTSVIVGGAVLLVRPALDEVPVPAAGSMANLTPAATAPFNRPPRAGRNTETETVDPPAKREVPQASKFSWITVAAPLVLAGAMVLLLGDARFALFALLSPVTAIGMWFEQKHRRSKNLKEEDTRFAEAVESFRGEIAEAAAVEAARRQELVPDPATVVRRAELPTTLLWQRRSEDADFLSLHAGTGDAPWRPGLDQRAASSKLEDEAKAAIADSRLTAAPVVADLSDAGVVGIVGDREGALALARSLLTQATVHCGPADLTVGVFCDAGRADDWGWASWLPHARVAGSSTGARWMSAQRDQSAAMLRGLRESLDELPTPNLLVVVDSEVLTEGRDAPARNLLGEGRTVPGQPLRPGEQPRRVSGIVVATNEQQLPAACTTIITVGADAAATVYRPEDRTRVEDVVLAGLSVETAERSARSVAHFDDPELLVPGASLPSLVRLPELLAGDDTVERTPTGTNPADAIRAAWDARTGFSTPIGSSESGVLEIDLVRDGPHGLVGGTTGSGKSEFLRSLVAGLAARNDPTRLNFLLVDFKGGAAFAACERLPHTIGTISNLDEQLADRAIRALEAELERRQRVFAAAGADIDNLDAYLATKPDEPMPRLLLVVDEFAMLAKDFPDVLTSLVAVAAVGRTLGVHMILATQRPAGVVSEDILANTNMRVALRVQSREDSTNVIGVPAAAGIGRQQTGRAYVKLGQDDITPVQTALVTGRARDERAEQPVSVRPTDVFGVPAPMPAPAPTASDVTDLDLLIESIGQANAAAGHAPPRPIWPEALGDRVELGALAAADAADTSRTVPVALADDPDHQRQVTTGWDLDEGNLMLMGIPGSGTSTALATLALQLAAATSPDDLDLLVLDMGPGDLAPLARLPHTTAYVGSGAGAGELQARFLRHLRVELERRRATPGGRRAIVLIDGLAALRDEYQDFEGQLLLDALYRVYAEGPALGISFAVSTTRAKAVPSAMDEVTTQKWMFRLADPYDYASIGVRPKDVPPPVPGRFIDSVLRLQSHVATPDVPLAQAVERLAERWSGTAPKASAVGRLPDAVLVDELGAGAVFAGEPWRLPIGIAEDDLRPAALEVYDGEHVLVAGPARSGKSTALLALAALARAAEGVRPAVWAICDRRSPLASGSFDRIAVGADEVPALLAGLRLERGPVLLLIDDAERFDDGDQAIATLLATERPGLCVVAAGRSADLRSLYSHWTRAVRKSRCGVLLQPDVDYDGELLGVTLPRRAPVAMTVGRGYASSGGAVRLVQTASAGS comes from the coding sequence ATGCGCCTGCTGATCGAGCTCGACGACCGACGTGAAGCGGTCGAGGTCGACGGGTGGTCTGGCGCGTCCTCGCTGGGGGAGCTCATCGCGGCGGCGATCGGTGTCGAGCTCGCGGCCGAGACGACCCTCGCGGTCGACGGCCACCGCACCAGCGCGGGCACCCCGCTGCGTGACCTCGTCCTGCTCGAGGGGTCCCGCATCGGCCGCGCACCGCAGGAGCGGCCGCAGACGATCGACGGGTGGAGCGTCACCCTCGCCGGCGGACTCGACGCGGGTCTCGTCGTACCGGTCCCGCGCAGCCGGGAGCTCGTCGTGGGTCGGGCACCGCAAGCCGATGTCGTGCTGCCCACCGAGAGCGCTTCGTGGGAACACTGCACGATCGAGCACGAGGACGACGGGGTCCGGGTGCGCGACGCAGGTTCGACGAACGGGACCGTGATCGCGGGTGAGCGCATCGACGCTGACGGCGTGCTGCTCACCGGCACCACGAGCGTCATCGTGGGCGGAGCCGTGCTGCTGGTCCGGCCAGCGCTGGACGAGGTACCGGTGCCGGCCGCGGGCTCGATGGCCAACCTGACGCCCGCGGCGACCGCGCCGTTCAACCGCCCGCCCCGAGCCGGGCGGAACACCGAGACCGAGACCGTCGACCCACCGGCCAAGCGCGAGGTCCCGCAGGCCTCGAAGTTCAGCTGGATCACCGTCGCAGCGCCACTGGTCCTCGCCGGCGCGATGGTGCTCCTGCTCGGCGACGCCCGGTTCGCCCTGTTCGCGCTGCTGTCGCCGGTCACCGCGATCGGCATGTGGTTCGAGCAGAAGCACCGTCGGTCGAAGAACCTGAAGGAGGAGGACACTCGCTTCGCCGAGGCGGTGGAGTCCTTCCGCGGTGAGATCGCCGAGGCCGCAGCGGTCGAGGCCGCCCGTCGGCAGGAACTCGTCCCCGACCCGGCCACCGTCGTCCGCCGGGCCGAGCTCCCCACCACCCTGCTGTGGCAGCGGCGCTCCGAGGACGCCGACTTCCTGAGCCTGCACGCCGGCACCGGTGACGCACCGTGGCGCCCCGGACTCGATCAGCGGGCGGCGTCGTCCAAGCTCGAGGACGAGGCGAAGGCCGCCATCGCCGACAGCCGCCTCACCGCTGCGCCCGTCGTGGCGGACCTGTCCGACGCCGGCGTCGTCGGGATCGTCGGCGACCGCGAGGGCGCGCTCGCACTGGCGCGGAGTCTGCTCACGCAGGCCACCGTGCACTGCGGGCCCGCGGACCTGACGGTGGGTGTCTTCTGCGACGCCGGCCGCGCGGACGACTGGGGCTGGGCCTCCTGGCTGCCGCACGCGCGCGTGGCGGGGAGCAGTACCGGTGCCCGGTGGATGTCGGCGCAGCGCGACCAGAGCGCGGCGATGCTCCGGGGACTGCGGGAGTCGCTCGACGAACTCCCGACCCCGAACCTGCTCGTCGTGGTCGACTCCGAAGTGCTCACCGAAGGCCGCGACGCACCTGCCCGGAACCTGCTCGGCGAAGGCCGCACCGTGCCCGGACAGCCGCTCCGTCCCGGCGAGCAGCCCCGACGGGTGAGCGGCATCGTCGTCGCGACCAACGAGCAGCAGCTCCCCGCAGCCTGCACGACGATCATCACGGTCGGTGCCGACGCCGCAGCGACGGTCTACCGGCCGGAGGACCGGACCCGCGTCGAGGACGTCGTGCTCGCCGGCCTCAGCGTCGAGACGGCCGAACGGAGCGCCCGCAGCGTGGCGCACTTCGACGATCCCGAACTGCTGGTGCCGGGTGCGTCGCTGCCGTCGCTCGTCCGCCTGCCGGAGCTGCTCGCGGGGGACGACACGGTCGAGCGAACCCCGACGGGCACGAACCCCGCCGATGCGATCCGCGCGGCCTGGGACGCCCGCACCGGCTTCTCGACCCCGATCGGGTCGTCGGAGAGCGGCGTCCTCGAGATCGACCTCGTCCGCGACGGACCACACGGCCTGGTCGGTGGCACGACGGGTTCGGGCAAGAGCGAGTTCCTGCGGTCACTGGTTGCCGGGCTCGCTGCGCGGAACGACCCCACGCGCCTGAACTTCCTGCTCGTGGACTTCAAGGGCGGGGCCGCGTTCGCCGCCTGCGAGCGGCTGCCGCACACCATCGGCACGATCAGCAACCTCGACGAGCAGCTCGCCGACCGGGCGATCCGGGCGCTCGAGGCCGAGCTCGAGCGACGGCAGCGGGTGTTCGCCGCGGCCGGAGCGGACATCGACAACCTCGACGCCTACCTCGCGACGAAGCCGGACGAGCCGATGCCGCGCCTGCTCCTCGTCGTGGACGAGTTCGCGATGCTGGCGAAGGACTTCCCCGACGTCCTGACCTCGCTCGTCGCCGTCGCCGCGGTCGGGCGCACACTCGGCGTCCACATGATCCTGGCCACCCAGCGACCGGCCGGCGTGGTGAGCGAGGACATCCTGGCGAACACCAACATGCGCGTCGCGCTGCGGGTGCAGAGCCGCGAGGACTCCACCAACGTGATCGGGGTCCCCGCCGCCGCCGGCATCGGTCGCCAGCAGACCGGTCGCGCCTACGTGAAGCTGGGGCAGGACGACATCACCCCGGTGCAGACAGCCCTCGTCACCGGCCGCGCCCGTGACGAACGCGCCGAACAGCCGGTGTCCGTCCGCCCGACGGACGTCTTCGGCGTTCCCGCGCCGATGCCCGCCCCGGCTCCGACGGCGTCCGACGTGACCGACCTCGACCTGCTCATCGAGTCGATCGGGCAGGCGAACGCCGCCGCCGGCCACGCTCCGCCGCGCCCGATCTGGCCCGAGGCACTCGGCGACCGCGTCGAGCTGGGTGCGCTGGCGGCAGCCGACGCCGCTGACACGTCGCGGACGGTGCCCGTCGCCCTGGCGGACGACCCCGACCACCAGCGTCAGGTCACCACCGGATGGGACCTCGACGAGGGCAACCTCATGCTCATGGGCATCCCCGGCAGCGGGACGAGCACGGCGCTCGCCACCCTCGCCCTGCAGCTCGCCGCCGCGACGAGCCCGGACGACCTCGACCTGCTGGTGCTCGACATGGGTCCAGGCGACCTGGCTCCGCTCGCCCGGCTGCCGCACACCACGGCCTACGTCGGCTCCGGTGCCGGCGCGGGGGAGTTGCAGGCGCGGTTCCTCCGCCACCTGCGCGTCGAGCTCGAGCGCCGTCGTGCCACTCCGGGAGGCCGGCGCGCCATCGTGCTGATCGACGGTCTCGCGGCACTGCGCGACGAGTACCAGGACTTCGAGGGCCAGCTGCTGCTCGACGCCCTGTACCGCGTCTACGCCGAGGGGCCTGCGCTGGGCATCTCGTTCGCCGTCTCGACGACGCGGGCCAAGGCCGTGCCGTCCGCGATGGACGAAGTGACCACCCAGAAGTGGATGTTCCGCCTGGCGGACCCCTACGACTACGCCTCGATCGGTGTCCGCCCCAAGGACGTCCCACCGCCGGTGCCGGGCCGCTTCATCGACTCCGTCCTGCGCCTGCAGTCGCACGTGGCGACGCCCGACGTCCCGCTCGCGCAGGCGGTCGAGCGCCTCGCGGAACGCTGGTCCGGCACCGCCCCGAAGGCGAGTGCGGTCGGCCGGCTGCCCGACGCTGTCTTGGTCGACGAACTCGGCGCAGGTGCGGTGTTCGCGGGCGAACCGTGGCGGCTGCCCATCGGGATCGCGGAGGACGACCTCCGACCAGCAGCACTCGAGGTCTACGACGGCGAACACGTGCTCGTCGCGGGCCCGGCCCGGTCCGGCAAGTCGACGGCGTTGCTGGCGCTCGCTGCACTCGCGCGTGCGGCCGAGGGGGTGCGGCCCGCGGTCTGGGCGATCTGCGATCGCCGCTCGCCCCTCGCCTCCGGTTCGTTCGACCGCATCGCCGTCGGGGCCGACGAGGTCCCCGCACTGCTGGCCGGGCTGCGGCTCGAGCGCGGTCCGGTCCTGCTGCTCATCGACGACGCCGAACGCTTCGACGACGGCGACCAGGCGATCGCCACCCTGCTCGCGACGGAGCGTCCCGGTCTGTGCGTGGTCGCCGCCGGGCGGTCCGCCGACCTCCGGTCGCTCTACAGCCACTGGACCCGCGCCGTCCGCAAGTCGCGGTGCGGTGTGCTCCTGCAGCCGGACGTCGACTACGACGGCGAGCTGCTCGGCGTCACCCTCCCGCGCCGTGCACCGGTCGCGATGACCGTGGGTCGCGGCTACGCGTCGTCCGGCGGGGCCGTCCGCCTGGTCCAGACCGCGTCCGCAGGCAGCTGA